Proteins encoded together in one Solanum lycopersicum chromosome 7, SLM_r2.1 window:
- the LOC101252407 gene encoding uncharacterized protein, with protein sequence MCLIIYICDSEEKELGRQAASGACPSCGGKVQAVDVESRSKFCFLPLCFIIKRKYQCTLCSRRLVLYSS encoded by the coding sequence atgtgtttgataatatatatttgtgattCAGAAGAGAAAGAGCTTGGAAGACAAGCTGCATCAGGAGCTTGTCCTTCTTGTGGTGGCAAAGTTCAAGCTGTTGATGTTGAGAGTCGTTCAAAATTCTGTTTTCTTCCTCTTTGCTTCATTATTAAGAGGAAATATCAATGTACTCTTTGTTCTAGGCGTTTAGTCTTGTATTCTTCTTGA